The following proteins are co-located in the Corynebacterium kalinowskii genome:
- a CDS encoding acetylornithine transaminase: MAQWSDTLMDNYGTPALKIVSGSGATLTDSAGREHIDLLAGIAVNALGYGHPALVAAVSEQVANFAHTSNLFQTDPAMDLGAALIQRFAAGNSELAAETRVFFCNSGAEANEAAFKLARLTGKRRILAAEHGFHGRTMGSLAMTGQPDKRKAFEPMPSGVEFYPYGDIDYLRKLVAINPTDVAAIILEPIQGETGVVPAPAGFLKDVRELCDDNEILFIVDEVQTGVGRTGDFFAHQHDGVIPDVVTMAKGLGGGLPIGACLAHGRAAQLFTPGSHGTTFGGNPVSCAAGNAVLSIIDDAFCADVARKGSEIAAQIAQIAQVDSVRGRGLMLGIVLKGDWAKQAVAKGPDYGLILNAPSASVLRLTPPLIITDAELTEATERLSRLLADISKEA, from the coding sequence ATGGCGCAATGGTCTGACACTTTGATGGACAATTACGGCACGCCGGCGCTCAAGATAGTCAGCGGGTCGGGTGCGACGCTCACGGACTCGGCGGGGCGCGAGCATATCGACCTGCTGGCCGGAATTGCGGTGAACGCGCTCGGCTATGGCCACCCAGCGCTGGTCGCCGCCGTTTCCGAGCAGGTGGCCAACTTCGCGCACACCTCTAACCTGTTTCAGACGGATCCAGCGATGGATTTGGGCGCTGCTCTGATTCAGCGTTTTGCCGCTGGTAATTCAGAGCTTGCCGCCGAGACTCGTGTCTTCTTCTGCAATTCTGGAGCGGAAGCCAACGAGGCAGCCTTCAAGTTGGCACGCCTGACCGGCAAGCGTCGCATCCTGGCTGCCGAGCACGGTTTCCACGGTCGCACGATGGGCTCGCTGGCAATGACCGGCCAGCCGGACAAGCGTAAGGCATTCGAACCCATGCCATCTGGCGTTGAGTTCTACCCGTACGGCGACATCGACTACCTGCGCAAGCTGGTCGCCATCAACCCAACTGACGTGGCCGCTATCATCCTCGAGCCAATCCAAGGCGAGACCGGTGTGGTTCCGGCGCCAGCGGGATTCCTCAAGGACGTGCGCGAACTCTGCGATGACAACGAGATTCTGTTCATCGTCGATGAGGTGCAGACGGGCGTCGGCCGTACCGGCGACTTCTTCGCGCACCAGCACGACGGCGTCATTCCCGACGTGGTCACCATGGCCAAGGGGCTGGGCGGTGGACTGCCGATCGGTGCCTGTCTGGCGCACGGCAGGGCAGCGCAGCTGTTCACGCCTGGCTCCCACGGCACCACCTTCGGTGGCAACCCAGTGTCCTGCGCTGCAGGTAACGCCGTGCTGAGCATTATCGACGACGCGTTCTGCGCTGACGTCGCCCGCAAGGGTAGCGAAATTGCAGCTCAGATTGCTCAGATTGCTCAGGTTGACAGCGTGCGTGGCCGCGGCCTCATGTTGGGCATCGTGCTCAAGGGTGACTGGGCGAAGCAGGCAGTGGCGAAGGGGCCCGACTATGGGTTGATCTTGAATGCGCCGTCGGCAAGCGTGCTGCGCTTGACCCCGCCGCTGATCATCACTGACGCCGAACTCACCGAAGCAACCGAGCGCCTTTCGCGGCTGCTCGCCGACATCTCCAAGGAGGCCTAA
- a CDS encoding formate/nitrite transporter family protein, producing the protein MSASTLISTPVEIIDTAKGGLLAKAKAPLGTMIVSSMFAGSMIAIGFIFFITTQMGSADMPLGWAKFVGGVVFSTGLGLVIVTGADLFTSTTMTTFLVKEKVLNVGEMLKHWAIVYFSNMAGAFITALFIFFAGTPASNKGAWGAVVLNSSLSKVSHSFVEAIFLGILCNVMVCLAVWLAFAGKTVTDKIMAVAFPIGLFVASGFEHSVANMFMLPLGLLLKAQADPVVMEAMAGKDLSGLTLSSYFVDNLIPVTIGNIIGGSIVALGMAYWHRNRASLKETVNA; encoded by the coding sequence ATGTCTGCATCCACCTTGATCTCGACTCCTGTCGAGATCATTGACACCGCCAAGGGCGGCCTCCTGGCGAAAGCCAAAGCTCCTCTCGGCACCATGATCGTGTCCTCGATGTTCGCCGGTTCGATGATCGCCATCGGCTTCATCTTTTTCATCACCACCCAAATGGGTTCGGCAGACATGCCACTTGGCTGGGCAAAGTTTGTCGGTGGCGTCGTATTCTCCACCGGCCTTGGTCTGGTCATCGTCACTGGCGCAGACCTCTTTACTTCTACGACCATGACCACATTCCTGGTGAAGGAAAAGGTTCTCAACGTAGGCGAGATGCTCAAGCACTGGGCCATCGTCTACTTCTCCAATATGGCTGGCGCTTTCATTACGGCGCTGTTCATCTTCTTTGCCGGCACCCCAGCCTCTAACAAGGGTGCATGGGGAGCAGTGGTGCTGAACTCCTCTCTGAGTAAGGTCAGCCACTCCTTCGTGGAGGCCATTTTCCTGGGCATTCTGTGTAACGTCATGGTGTGTCTTGCTGTGTGGCTCGCTTTCGCTGGCAAGACCGTGACGGACAAGATCATGGCAGTAGCTTTCCCAATTGGCCTGTTCGTGGCATCCGGCTTCGAGCACTCTGTAGCGAATATGTTCATGCTCCCACTAGGTCTGCTGCTCAAGGCCCAGGCAGACCCGGTAGTGATGGAAGCAATGGCAGGCAAGGACTTGTCCGGCCTGACCCTGAGCTCGTACTTCGTGGACAACCTCATCCCTGTGACCATCGGCAACATCATCGGTGGCTCCATCGTGGCGCTGGGCATGGCCTACTGGCACCGCAACCGCGCTTCTCTGAAGGAAACTGTCAACGCTTAA
- the argB gene encoding acetylglutamate kinase, producing MTTDLNPAERAHVLAEALPWLQHYRDKIVVVKYGGNAMVDEELKAAFAADMVFLRTVGVKPVVVHGGGPQISAMLKRLDLDGEFKGGFRVTTPEVMEVVRMVLFGQVGRDLVNLINSHGPYAVGTSGEDGGLFRAEKRLVDVDGVLTDIGLVGNITEVNANTIMDIIDAGRIPVVSTVAPGDDGEVYNINADTAAGALAGALGAERLVILTNVEGLYTDWPNKDSLVSAIKSSKLRDILPKLDSGMIPKMESCLEAVDNGVAAAHVIDGRIAHSVLLELLTMGGIGTMVLPDGYDRDNYPDGTVFRKDK from the coding sequence ATGACTACCGATCTCAATCCTGCTGAGAGGGCGCATGTCCTAGCTGAGGCATTGCCCTGGCTGCAGCACTATCGCGACAAGATCGTCGTCGTGAAGTACGGCGGAAACGCCATGGTGGACGAGGAACTCAAGGCAGCTTTCGCCGCTGACATGGTATTCCTGCGCACCGTAGGCGTGAAGCCGGTGGTTGTCCACGGCGGCGGACCGCAGATTTCCGCCATGCTCAAACGACTCGACCTTGACGGCGAGTTCAAGGGCGGTTTCCGCGTTACCACTCCCGAGGTTATGGAAGTGGTCCGCATGGTGCTGTTTGGCCAAGTCGGACGTGACTTGGTCAACCTGATCAACTCGCACGGGCCTTATGCCGTGGGCACCTCCGGCGAGGATGGTGGGCTGTTCCGCGCCGAAAAGCGGCTTGTCGACGTCGACGGCGTCCTCACCGACATCGGACTCGTCGGCAACATCACTGAGGTTAACGCCAACACGATCATGGACATCATTGATGCTGGTCGAATCCCTGTGGTATCGACCGTCGCTCCTGGTGATGACGGCGAGGTGTACAACATCAACGCTGACACCGCTGCTGGCGCACTCGCCGGTGCACTCGGTGCGGAGCGACTAGTGATCCTTACCAACGTCGAGGGGCTCTACACGGATTGGCCGAACAAGGACTCGCTGGTCAGCGCCATTAAGTCCTCCAAGCTGCGGGACATCCTGCCAAAGCTTGATTCCGGCATGATCCCTAAGATGGAGTCATGTCTCGAAGCCGTCGATAATGGCGTTGCTGCAGCGCACGTCATCGACGGTCGCATCGCACACTCCGTGCTGCTCGAGCTGCTCACCATGGGTGGCATCGGCACCATGGTGCTACCCGACGGCTACGACCGCGACAATTACCCGGACGGCACCGTTTTCAGGAAGGACAAGTAA
- the pheT gene encoding phenylalanine--tRNA ligase subunit beta produces MLLSQNWVTSLLNAKNSGWSVTAEEMDAGYVRVGFETEGYAPIEETTGPLVLGIVETIEELTGFKKPIRYCKVNVGSANGTGELQGIVCGARNFAEGDMVVVSLPGAELPGGFKIAARETYDHVSEGMICSAAELGMADKQTKGIITLPTTAGQPGDDARAVLGLDDTVFDVNVTPDRGYALSARGLTREIASAFDLSYGDVALDPSIAGITVDVPAVAGEALPVTLSPETKAVRFGLRKVTGIDPKAKTPFWMERELLLSGQRLVNLPTDITNFVMILLGQPMHAFDAARINGALTVRNAKAGEKLTTLDHAERKLDPEDVVICDSENIQSLAGVMGGSTSEIADDTTDVYFEAAIWDPITVARTCRRHKLSSEASRRFERGVDPTLPEIALDIAASLLAQYGGGTVDAGRTMVGSLPAPATVEMPVNFPSVIAGVDYDRDTVIKRLEEVGCAVEVSECGGKLAVTAPAWRSDLTYKESLVEEVLRLEGLEAIPSIVPTAPAGQGLTPAQKRRRAVTHALAYNGYLEILPTPFIANDTFDVWGLDQDDPRRSVVTVQNPLESDHAILGTTLLPSMLDAVKRNVARGQVDVSLYGVEQVSFARGTGVSPMPSVSQRPTEAEIAELIESLPHQPLHVAVVGSGDLEPEGPWGEGRAYTYADAIEAAQVVARAADVTLELENADMLPWHPGRCAALKVDGQIVGYAGELHPQVLERAGLPARTCAMEMDITALPFEPSLPAPVLSAFPALLQDLALVVAEDTPVESVRKVVEAGAGQLLEKAELFDVYRSEQLGADKKSLAFSLVFRASDRTLTDEECNTARLAAAEAAAQAFGAEMRG; encoded by the coding sequence GTCACCTCGCTGCTGAACGCTAAGAACTCGGGCTGGTCCGTTACCGCTGAAGAGATGGATGCCGGCTACGTCCGCGTCGGCTTCGAAACCGAAGGCTACGCGCCGATCGAAGAGACCACCGGTCCGCTGGTGCTGGGCATCGTTGAAACCATCGAAGAGCTCACCGGATTTAAGAAGCCGATCCGCTACTGCAAGGTCAACGTGGGTTCCGCAAACGGTACTGGCGAGCTCCAGGGCATTGTTTGTGGCGCCCGCAACTTTGCCGAGGGAGACATGGTTGTCGTGTCCCTGCCAGGCGCTGAACTGCCAGGCGGCTTCAAGATCGCTGCCCGTGAAACCTACGATCACGTCTCCGAAGGCATGATCTGCTCCGCCGCCGAGCTCGGCATGGCCGACAAGCAGACCAAGGGCATCATCACGTTGCCGACCACTGCAGGGCAACCTGGCGACGACGCTCGCGCCGTCCTCGGTTTGGACGACACCGTCTTTGACGTCAACGTCACGCCAGATCGTGGCTACGCGCTGTCGGCCCGTGGCCTGACCCGCGAAATCGCGTCCGCGTTCGACCTTTCTTATGGTGATGTCGCGTTGGACCCTTCCATCGCGGGCATCACGGTGGACGTTCCTGCTGTAGCCGGCGAGGCGCTGCCGGTAACTCTTTCCCCAGAGACCAAGGCGGTCCGCTTCGGCCTGCGTAAAGTCACTGGCATTGATCCGAAGGCAAAGACCCCGTTCTGGATGGAACGCGAATTGCTGCTTTCGGGCCAGCGCCTGGTCAACTTGCCGACCGACATCACCAACTTCGTGATGATCCTGCTCGGCCAGCCAATGCACGCCTTCGACGCTGCACGTATTAACGGCGCACTCACGGTACGCAACGCTAAGGCAGGGGAGAAGCTCACCACTTTGGACCACGCTGAGCGCAAGCTGGATCCGGAAGACGTCGTCATCTGCGACTCCGAGAACATCCAGTCCCTGGCAGGCGTGATGGGCGGTTCCACCTCGGAGATCGCCGACGATACGACTGACGTCTACTTCGAAGCGGCAATCTGGGATCCCATCACCGTGGCCCGCACTTGCCGTCGCCACAAGCTCTCTTCCGAGGCTTCCCGACGATTCGAGCGTGGCGTCGACCCAACGCTGCCAGAAATCGCCCTGGATATCGCAGCATCCTTGCTGGCTCAGTACGGTGGCGGCACCGTTGATGCTGGCCGCACCATGGTCGGCTCCTTGCCAGCACCAGCCACGGTAGAAATGCCAGTGAACTTCCCGAGCGTGATTGCGGGAGTCGACTACGACCGCGACACCGTCATCAAGCGCCTGGAAGAAGTCGGCTGCGCAGTCGAGGTTTCTGAATGTGGCGGCAAGCTCGCCGTCACCGCTCCTGCGTGGCGCTCTGACCTGACCTACAAGGAATCACTCGTTGAAGAGGTGCTGCGTCTGGAAGGCCTGGAGGCAATTCCATCCATCGTGCCGACCGCGCCCGCAGGCCAAGGTCTGACTCCTGCACAGAAGCGTCGCCGCGCAGTAACCCACGCGCTGGCCTACAATGGCTACCTCGAGATCCTGCCGACGCCGTTCATTGCCAACGACACTTTTGACGTATGGGGCTTGGACCAGGACGACCCGCGTCGCAGCGTAGTGACCGTGCAGAACCCGCTGGAATCTGACCACGCGATCCTCGGCACCACCTTGCTGCCGTCCATGTTGGACGCCGTGAAGCGCAACGTGGCCCGCGGCCAGGTCGATGTTTCTCTCTATGGCGTGGAGCAGGTTTCCTTCGCTCGGGGCACGGGAGTTTCGCCGATGCCGTCGGTAAGCCAGCGCCCAACCGAGGCAGAGATCGCGGAACTGATCGAGTCCCTCCCACACCAGCCATTGCATGTTGCTGTGGTGGGCTCCGGAGACCTCGAGCCGGAAGGCCCGTGGGGCGAAGGTCGCGCGTACACCTACGCTGATGCGATCGAGGCAGCCCAGGTTGTCGCGCGCGCTGCAGACGTGACGCTGGAGCTGGAAAACGCCGACATGCTGCCGTGGCACCCAGGTCGCTGCGCTGCGCTGAAGGTAGATGGACAGATTGTGGGCTACGCCGGCGAGCTGCACCCACAGGTTCTCGAGCGCGCTGGATTGCCTGCCCGCACTTGCGCGATGGAAATGGACATCACGGCGCTGCCGTTCGAGCCGAGCCTGCCTGCACCAGTTTTGTCAGCGTTCCCGGCGTTGTTGCAGGACCTGGCGCTGGTCGTGGCGGAAGATACGCCAGTGGAGTCCGTGCGCAAGGTGGTCGAGGCGGGTGCTGGCCAGCTGCTGGAGAAGGCAGAGCTTTTCGACGTCTACCGCTCCGAACAACTGGGCGCCGACAAGAAATCTCTCGCGTTCTCACTGGTGTTCCGCGCATCTGATCGGACCCTGACCGATGAGGAGTGCAACACCGCCCGCCTGGCTGCTGCCGAAGCTGCCGCTCAGGCTTTTGGTGCTGAAATGCGCGGATAG
- the argC gene encoding N-acetyl-gamma-glutamyl-phosphate reductase — translation MTLNVAIAGASGYAGGEILRLLLNHPAYISGDLTIGALTGGSNAGQSLGDLMPHLPQLRDRRLVDTNKDTLAGHDVVFLGLPHGFSAEIAQQLGPDTIVIDCAADFRLKNKADWEKFYGSEHAGTWAYGIPEMPGHREQIKNTNRVAVPGCFPTGATLAALPAVAKQLVEPTLNVVSITGVSGAGKKASVAMLGAETMGNAKAYNTAGKHRHTPEITQNLAEVTDKQVSVSFTPVLAPMPRGILTTITAPLISDEDPHAIYAEFYKDEPFVHVLPVGEQPQTKNVVGSNSVHIQVEANPDAGVLLVTSAIDNLTKGTAGAAVQCMNLTVGYHETAGLPLTGLAP, via the coding sequence ATGACTTTGAACGTAGCGATCGCTGGGGCTTCCGGCTATGCAGGTGGGGAAATCCTCCGCCTGCTGCTGAATCACCCGGCGTATATTTCCGGTGACCTGACCATCGGTGCTCTGACGGGCGGTTCCAATGCGGGCCAGTCCTTGGGGGACCTCATGCCGCACCTGCCACAGCTACGTGACCGACGTCTGGTTGACACCAATAAGGATACTCTCGCGGGCCACGACGTAGTGTTCCTCGGATTGCCGCACGGCTTCTCAGCCGAGATCGCCCAGCAGCTCGGTCCGGACACCATCGTCATCGACTGCGCCGCCGACTTCCGGCTCAAGAATAAGGCGGACTGGGAGAAGTTTTACGGCTCTGAACATGCGGGCACCTGGGCATACGGCATCCCGGAAATGCCAGGGCATCGTGAGCAGATCAAGAACACGAATCGGGTAGCCGTACCTGGGTGTTTCCCAACGGGCGCAACGCTGGCGGCACTCCCGGCCGTCGCAAAGCAGCTGGTAGAGCCGACCTTGAACGTGGTGTCCATCACCGGCGTGTCCGGGGCGGGGAAGAAGGCCAGCGTTGCGATGCTCGGTGCCGAAACCATGGGCAATGCCAAGGCCTACAACACCGCTGGCAAGCACCGGCACACCCCGGAGATCACGCAGAACCTGGCCGAGGTGACGGACAAGCAGGTGAGCGTGAGCTTCACGCCGGTGCTCGCGCCGATGCCACGCGGCATTCTCACCACCATCACCGCGCCGCTGATCAGCGATGAAGATCCACATGCGATCTACGCGGAGTTCTACAAGGATGAGCCGTTTGTTCACGTGCTCCCAGTAGGCGAGCAGCCGCAAACCAAGAACGTGGTTGGTTCCAACTCCGTCCACATTCAGGTCGAAGCCAACCCGGATGCAGGCGTGCTCCTGGTGACCAGCGCGATCGACAACCTGACCAAGGGCACCGCCGGTGCCGCCGTGCAGTGCATGAACCTGACTGTCGGATACCACGAAACCGCTGGCCTGCCACTGACCGGCCTGGCCCCTTAA
- the argJ gene encoding bifunctional glutamate N-acetyltransferase/amino-acid acetyltransferase ArgJ produces the protein MSITTPKGFLAAATTAGIKPSGNPDMALVVNEGPEFTAAGVFTRNRVFAAPVKLSKQALADGQLKAILYNSGNANACNGERGYQDAVASVEAVAEQLGFASEDVAACSTGLIGEPMPMDKVLAGVGELTGSLGDNGSAAAEAIMTTDTVKKEVLVAGNGWQLAGMGKGVGMMAPSLATMLVCLTTDASLAQDVAQAALKKACDLTFNTLDIDGSTSTNDTVILMANGASEITPSVEEFEAAVLQACADLADQLQGDAEGVTKRVKITVQGTTTNEQALNAARTLGRDNLFKCAMFGSDPNWGRVLAAVGMADADMDPENISVYFNGEAVCEQTTGTPNARNVDLSGADIDVLVDLGTGGPGTAMVRTTDLSHEYVEINSAYSS, from the coding sequence ATGTCTATCACCACCCCTAAGGGGTTCCTGGCCGCAGCAACGACTGCCGGAATCAAACCATCAGGCAATCCGGACATGGCGCTCGTCGTCAACGAAGGTCCTGAGTTCACCGCAGCCGGCGTGTTCACCCGTAACCGCGTGTTTGCCGCCCCAGTAAAGCTGTCCAAGCAAGCGCTTGCCGACGGCCAGCTCAAAGCAATCTTGTACAACTCCGGTAACGCTAACGCCTGCAACGGCGAACGTGGTTACCAGGATGCCGTCGCCTCTGTGGAAGCCGTCGCTGAGCAATTGGGCTTCGCGTCCGAAGACGTCGCCGCATGCTCCACCGGGCTTATTGGCGAGCCAATGCCGATGGATAAGGTCCTTGCCGGCGTAGGCGAACTGACCGGTAGCCTCGGCGACAATGGCTCTGCTGCAGCGGAAGCTATCATGACTACTGACACCGTGAAGAAAGAAGTCCTCGTTGCCGGCAACGGCTGGCAACTGGCGGGCATGGGCAAGGGAGTGGGCATGATGGCCCCGTCCCTGGCCACGATGCTGGTTTGCCTAACTACTGATGCCTCATTGGCTCAGGATGTTGCGCAGGCTGCACTGAAGAAGGCCTGCGACCTCACATTCAACACCTTGGACATCGACGGCTCGACATCCACCAATGACACCGTTATCTTGATGGCCAATGGCGCTTCGGAAATCACGCCAAGTGTGGAAGAGTTCGAAGCTGCTGTGCTGCAGGCCTGCGCTGATCTAGCTGATCAGCTCCAAGGCGATGCTGAGGGCGTAACCAAGCGCGTCAAGATCACCGTGCAGGGCACCACCACGAATGAGCAGGCGCTCAATGCCGCTCGCACCTTGGGCCGGGACAACCTGTTCAAGTGCGCCATGTTTGGCTCAGACCCGAACTGGGGCCGCGTCCTCGCCGCAGTTGGCATGGCTGACGCCGACATGGACCCAGAGAACATTTCCGTTTACTTCAACGGCGAGGCTGTCTGCGAGCAGACGACGGGTACCCCGAATGCCCGCAATGTGGATCTGTCCGGCGCGGACATTGATGTCCTCGTAGACCTGGGAACCGGCGGCCCTGGTACTGCCATGGTGCGCACGACGGATCTTTCCCACGAATACGTGGAAATCAACTCGGCATATTCCAGCTAG